Proteins encoded within one genomic window of Granulicella pectinivorans:
- the hisG gene encoding ATP phosphoribosyltransferase, whose translation MSVLKLGIPKGSLQDATIALFERAGWKIYVSSRSYFPSINDVEIECMLVRAQEMARYVEQGHLDAGLTGNDWVLENQTDVEYVTSLTYSKQSRQKVKWVLAVPEDSKYQKPEDLEGATIATELVEFTKRYFASKNINVKVEFSWGATEVKPPMLADAIVEVTETGSSLRANRLRIIEVLMESETQLIANKASYADAWKREKINNIALMLNGAIAAQGQVGLMLNARRADLERVLSVLPALNSPTVSNLTDQAWVALNTILDETLVRDVIPKLKAAGATGIVEYPLSKVVL comes from the coding sequence GTGAGCGTACTCAAGCTGGGAATCCCCAAGGGCAGTCTGCAGGATGCAACCATCGCTCTGTTCGAGCGCGCAGGCTGGAAGATCTACGTAAGCAGCCGAAGCTACTTTCCGTCCATCAACGACGTCGAGATCGAGTGCATGCTCGTCCGCGCGCAGGAGATGGCGCGCTACGTCGAACAGGGCCACCTCGACGCCGGCCTCACCGGCAACGACTGGGTCCTCGAGAACCAGACCGACGTCGAGTACGTCACCAGCCTCACCTACTCCAAGCAGAGCCGCCAGAAGGTGAAGTGGGTTCTCGCCGTCCCCGAAGACTCCAAGTACCAGAAGCCCGAAGACCTCGAAGGCGCGACCATCGCGACCGAGCTCGTCGAGTTCACCAAGCGCTACTTCGCCTCGAAGAACATCAACGTCAAGGTCGAGTTCTCCTGGGGCGCGACGGAAGTGAAGCCGCCCATGCTCGCCGACGCCATCGTCGAGGTCACCGAGACCGGCTCATCCCTCCGCGCCAACCGCCTCCGCATCATCGAAGTCCTCATGGAGTCCGAGACGCAGCTCATCGCGAACAAGGCCTCCTACGCCGACGCCTGGAAGCGCGAGAAGATCAACAATATCGCCCTCATGCTGAACGGTGCCATCGCCGCGCAGGGCCAGGTAGGCCTCATGCTCAACGCCCGCCGCGCCGATCTCGAACGGGTCCTCAGCGTCCTTCCCGCCCTCAACTCGCCCACGGTCTCGAACCTCACCGACCAGGCCTGGGTCGCGCTCAACACCATCCTCGACGAAACACTCGTCCGCGATGTCATCCCCAAGCTCAAGGCTGCAGGAGCAACCGGCATCGTCGAATATCCGCTGAGCAAGGTTGTTCTCTAG
- the hisI gene encoding phosphoribosyl-AMP cyclohydrolase, which produces MSTAAIKIDFEKMDGLVPGMVQDAKTGELLMLGFLNEISYQMTLDTGYVTFWSRTRNKLWMKGETSGNRLKVVEASTDCDNDALLFKVEVEGDGLVCHEGTVSCFTKNIVTGEGK; this is translated from the coding sequence ATGAGTACCGCAGCAATCAAGATCGACTTTGAAAAGATGGATGGCCTCGTCCCGGGCATGGTGCAGGACGCCAAAACCGGTGAGTTGCTGATGCTCGGCTTCCTCAACGAGATCAGCTACCAGATGACCCTCGACACCGGATACGTGACCTTCTGGTCCCGCACCCGCAACAAGCTCTGGATGAAGGGCGAGACCAGCGGCAACCGCCTCAAGGTCGTCGAAGCCTCCACCGACTGCGACAACGACGCCCTCCTCTTCAAGGTGGAAGTCGAAGGCGACGGACTCGTCTGCCACGAAGGAACCGTAAGCTGCTTCACGAAAAATATCGTTACTGGAGAAGGCAAGTGA
- a CDS encoding ComEA family DNA-binding protein has translation MLHLRRRLLSAALLFALAPAFAFQSTLARAQAKPSAAAPAAAPRPVADSAKLDINTATVAQLKALPGVGDVYSQKIVAGRPYANKTQLTSKGILPQKTYDGIKDAIIAKQPAKK, from the coding sequence ATGCTGCATCTTCGCCGTCGCCTTCTCTCCGCCGCGCTTCTCTTTGCGCTCGCTCCCGCCTTCGCGTTCCAGTCCACCCTCGCCCGGGCGCAGGCCAAACCCTCCGCCGCAGCGCCCGCTGCCGCGCCCAGGCCCGTGGCCGATTCCGCCAAGCTGGACATCAACACCGCCACGGTGGCGCAGTTGAAGGCCCTGCCGGGTGTGGGCGATGTGTACTCGCAGAAGATTGTTGCGGGGCGGCCCTATGCGAACAAGACGCAGCTCACCAGCAAGGGCATCCTGCCGCAGAAGACCTACGACGGCATCAAGGATGCGATCATCGCCAAGCAGCCCGCCAAGAAATAG
- a CDS encoding alpha-L-fucosidase, giving the protein MAHTRRTFLTTAALVAGATALKAQTGGSPSTYATPKPLAPGPFAPTWESLRDNWTLPAWFNQAKFGIFIHWGLYSMPARINEWYARHMYTTDAAWHTEHYGAPDKFGYKDFIPQFTVPQYDPTAWAGLFARSGAKYVVPVAEHHDGFAMWDSAITPWSAGKMGPKRDLIGELANAVRAQNLIFGLSTHRMEHHDFAYPAPGVPNDQFDPRYAGFYGPPIPGGMNEGNASKAFQEDWLARVQELVDRYEPQMIYFDNGVNPREYDDVKLRAAAYFYNRARQWGKEATLATKDLAYLFGSVTDFEKQQRAPRWTYAGGWQCDDALGSTWGYTESPKPMTIRSTDSVLHELIELASLGGNLLLNISPKGDGSIPEAQQKVLLAVGEWLAIHGEGIYGSRPWTHIGEGPNTPAEAPGDWKGGSTDRPGPSIGRRPATPITEADFRFTTAGGGVYAFGYKAPVTGPALLTTFAVASGMKVARVMFLAKTPVSLPFTQTQEGLKVTLPPGGVTAPYGLRIEGTGPLGGA; this is encoded by the coding sequence ATGGCTCACACCCGCCGTACGTTTCTCACAACCGCAGCGCTCGTTGCTGGGGCGACTGCTCTCAAGGCCCAGACCGGAGGCAGCCCCTCCACCTACGCAACCCCCAAACCGCTCGCCCCAGGGCCCTTCGCGCCGACGTGGGAGTCGCTCCGCGACAACTGGACGCTGCCCGCGTGGTTCAACCAGGCGAAGTTCGGCATCTTCATCCACTGGGGTCTGTACTCGATGCCGGCACGGATCAACGAGTGGTACGCCAGGCACATGTACACGACCGACGCGGCATGGCATACCGAGCACTACGGTGCGCCGGACAAGTTCGGGTACAAGGACTTTATCCCGCAGTTCACCGTGCCGCAGTACGACCCCACGGCGTGGGCCGGCCTCTTCGCCCGCAGCGGCGCGAAGTACGTGGTGCCGGTGGCCGAGCACCACGACGGCTTCGCGATGTGGGACTCCGCGATCACCCCTTGGTCGGCGGGAAAGATGGGACCGAAGCGCGACCTGATCGGTGAACTGGCCAACGCCGTGCGCGCGCAGAACCTGATCTTCGGGCTTTCGACCCACCGGATGGAGCACCATGACTTCGCTTACCCCGCGCCGGGGGTGCCGAACGACCAGTTCGATCCACGCTACGCCGGTTTCTATGGCCCTCCGATTCCGGGAGGCATGAATGAGGGCAACGCCTCAAAGGCCTTCCAGGAGGACTGGCTGGCGCGGGTGCAGGAGCTCGTCGACCGTTACGAGCCGCAGATGATCTACTTCGACAATGGGGTGAATCCGCGCGAGTACGACGATGTAAAGCTGCGCGCTGCAGCCTACTTCTATAACCGGGCAAGGCAGTGGGGCAAGGAGGCTACGCTCGCGACCAAGGATCTCGCCTACCTCTTCGGTTCGGTGACGGACTTCGAAAAGCAGCAGCGGGCCCCACGCTGGACCTATGCGGGCGGGTGGCAGTGCGACGATGCGCTGGGCAGCACATGGGGCTACACCGAGTCACCGAAGCCCATGACGATTCGTTCCACGGATTCCGTCTTGCATGAGTTGATCGAACTGGCGAGTCTGGGCGGAAACCTGCTGCTGAACATCTCGCCGAAGGGCGACGGCAGCATTCCGGAGGCGCAGCAGAAGGTTTTGCTGGCCGTGGGTGAGTGGCTCGCGATCCACGGTGAAGGCATCTACGGGAGCCGTCCGTGGACGCACATCGGCGAAGGCCCGAACACACCGGCGGAGGCACCGGGCGACTGGAAGGGCGGCTCGACCGACCGGCCCGGACCGTCGATTGGAAGACGTCCCGCGACGCCGATCACCGAGGCGGACTTTCGGTTTACCACGGCGGGAGGAGGCGTCTACGCCTTCGGGTACAAGGCTCCGGTTACAGGGCCGGCACTCCTGACGACCTTCGCGGTTGCAAGCGGAATGAAGGTCGCCAGAGTCATGTTCCTGGCGAAGACGCCGGTGTCACTGCCCTTTACGCAGACGCAGGAGGGCCTGAAGGTGACGCTGCCGCCCGGTGGTGTCACGGCTCCGTACGGTCTGCGGATCGAGGGGACGGGTCCTCTGGGCGGTGCATAG
- a CDS encoding DUF4397 domain-containing protein, with amino-acid sequence MPLLEPQATMQHPAAVPAPQRVRRLGGWMRAALAFAAIGPLSLVGCQSIAGSTIVSQIRIVDASPDAPGLDIYEANVPVSYNLGFGNVTSYIPITPGSYNFTATSTGTKLSLASASATLAGSQQYTLLISNVAASIQATVLKDQSNSAPGGQIALRFLDESVAVGAVDIYLVPTGAAITAVSPILINQNFGANSGYVNVPVGAYKIAIYPTGTTPIATTVAIYSGSTVTYNSGSAATVILLDNKILNAPALQVVTAQDYSSPGATI; translated from the coding sequence ATGCCCCTGCTCGAACCCCAGGCTACGATGCAACACCCCGCGGCAGTGCCCGCGCCCCAGCGCGTCCGTCGCCTGGGGGGGTGGATGCGTGCCGCACTGGCGTTCGCCGCGATCGGGCCACTCTCGCTGGTCGGTTGCCAGAGCATCGCGGGCTCGACTATCGTGTCGCAGATTCGCATCGTCGATGCTTCGCCCGATGCTCCCGGCCTGGACATCTACGAGGCCAATGTGCCGGTCTCGTATAACCTCGGCTTCGGCAACGTCACCTCGTACATTCCCATTACGCCCGGCAGCTATAACTTCACGGCCACGTCGACCGGCACGAAGCTTTCGCTGGCAAGTGCCTCGGCCACCCTGGCGGGGTCGCAGCAGTACACGCTGCTGATCTCGAATGTGGCAGCGAGCATCCAGGCTACGGTACTGAAGGACCAGTCGAACTCCGCTCCGGGGGGCCAGATCGCGCTTCGCTTCCTCGATGAGTCGGTTGCGGTGGGCGCGGTCGATATCTACCTCGTCCCGACTGGAGCGGCGATCACGGCCGTTTCGCCTATCTTGATCAACCAGAACTTCGGCGCCAACTCCGGCTACGTGAATGTGCCTGTTGGAGCCTATAAGATCGCAATCTACCCGACCGGCACGACGCCGATTGCGACCACGGTGGCGATCTACTCGGGCAGCACCGTGACCTACAACTCCGGGTCGGCCGCAACGGTCATCCTGCTCGACAACAAGATCCTCAACGCGCCCGCGCTGCAGGTGGTCACGGCGCAGGACTACTCGTCGCCCGGGGCGACCATCTAG
- a CDS encoding DUF2218 domain-containing protein, with translation MECFLADVKTEHAGSYLKQLCRHWGHKFPVEFTDEHGKIELPTATCVLDASAAALAVGLTVQDGGDAERMKQVVAEHLQRFGFRETLVFDWRAA, from the coding sequence ATGGAATGTTTTCTGGCAGACGTCAAAACGGAGCACGCAGGCAGCTATCTGAAGCAGCTATGCAGGCATTGGGGACACAAGTTCCCGGTGGAGTTTACGGACGAACACGGAAAGATTGAGCTGCCCACGGCAACCTGCGTGCTCGATGCCTCGGCAGCGGCCCTCGCGGTTGGGTTGACTGTGCAGGATGGTGGAGATGCGGAACGGATGAAGCAGGTCGTAGCAGAGCATCTGCAGCGATTTGGCTTTCGCGAAACGCTCGTCTTCGACTGGCGCGCTGCCTAG
- the ahcY gene encoding adenosylhomocysteinase translates to MATATLDTAAIENAPKGVAKEYKVRDISLAEFGRKEIDIAEQEMPGLMSVRKKYAADKPLAGVRVTGSLHMTIQTAVLIETMVALGADVRWASCNIFSTQDHAAAAIAAAGVPVFAWKGETLEEFWWCTNESLRFPDGKGGLLGPQLVIDDGGDVTLLIHKGYEMENGDKWVDSPSGSLEETVIKNLLKKVHAETPTRWHDVATEWKGVSEETTTGVHRLYKMMEKGTLLVPAINVNDSVTKSKFDNLYGCRESLVDGIKRATDVMIAGKVAVVCGFGDVGKGSAASLRGLGARVVVTEIDPINALQAAIEGYEVTTVEATLGRGDIYVTCTGNVDIITLEHMKKMKDQAIVCNIGHFDNEIQMEPLNAFAGATRLNIKPQVDKYTFAETGNSIFILAEGRLVNLGCATGHPSFVMSASFSNQTLAQLDLWKNKDEYKVGIYILPKKLDEEVARLHLDKIGVNLTTLTEKQANYLSVPVEGPYKAEHYRY, encoded by the coding sequence ATGGCAACAGCAACATTGGATACGGCCGCGATCGAAAACGCGCCCAAGGGTGTAGCGAAGGAATACAAGGTCCGCGATATCTCGCTCGCCGAGTTTGGCCGCAAGGAGATCGACATCGCCGAGCAGGAGATGCCGGGTCTGATGTCCGTGCGCAAGAAGTACGCCGCCGACAAGCCGCTCGCCGGCGTCCGCGTCACCGGTTCGCTGCACATGACGATCCAGACCGCTGTGCTCATCGAGACGATGGTCGCTCTCGGAGCCGACGTTCGCTGGGCAAGCTGCAACATCTTCTCCACGCAGGATCACGCCGCCGCCGCCATCGCTGCTGCCGGCGTTCCTGTCTTCGCCTGGAAGGGCGAGACCCTCGAGGAGTTCTGGTGGTGTACGAATGAGTCGCTGCGCTTCCCCGACGGCAAGGGCGGCCTGCTTGGACCGCAGCTCGTCATCGACGACGGCGGCGATGTCACCCTGCTCATCCACAAGGGCTACGAGATGGAGAATGGCGACAAGTGGGTCGACTCTCCCTCCGGATCGCTCGAAGAGACGGTTATCAAGAACCTCCTCAAGAAGGTTCACGCCGAGACCCCCACGCGCTGGCACGACGTAGCCACCGAGTGGAAGGGCGTCTCGGAAGAGACGACCACCGGCGTACACCGCCTCTACAAGATGATGGAGAAGGGCACGCTGCTCGTCCCCGCCATCAACGTGAACGACTCCGTGACCAAATCGAAGTTCGACAACCTCTACGGCTGCCGTGAGTCGCTCGTCGACGGCATCAAGCGCGCCACCGACGTCATGATCGCCGGCAAGGTTGCGGTCGTCTGTGGCTTTGGCGATGTCGGCAAGGGCTCGGCTGCTTCGCTGCGTGGTCTCGGCGCACGCGTCGTCGTCACCGAGATCGATCCCATCAACGCCCTGCAGGCCGCGATCGAAGGCTATGAGGTCACCACCGTCGAGGCCACCCTCGGACGCGGCGACATCTACGTCACCTGCACCGGCAACGTGGACATCATCACCCTCGAGCACATGAAGAAGATGAAGGATCAGGCCATCGTCTGCAACATCGGCCACTTCGACAACGAAATCCAGATGGAGCCTCTCAACGCCTTCGCCGGTGCCACCCGCCTGAACATCAAGCCGCAGGTCGACAAGTACACCTTCGCCGAGACCGGCAACAGCATCTTCATCCTGGCCGAGGGACGCCTGGTCAACCTCGGATGCGCAACCGGTCACCCCAGCTTCGTCATGTCGGCCAGCTTCTCCAACCAGACGCTAGCCCAGCTCGACCTCTGGAAGAACAAGGACGAGTACAAGGTCGGCATCTACATCCTGCCCAAGAAGCTGGATGAAGAGGTCGCCCGCCTGCACCTGGACAAGATTGGCGTCAACCTCACCACGCTGACCGAGAAGCAGGCGAACTACCTGAGCGTGCCGGTCGAAGGCCCCTACAAAGCCGAACACTACCGCTACTAA
- a CDS encoding fused MFS/spermidine synthase, with the protein MTATRTGFGATVFLGAFLLFLLEPMAAKGLLPILGGSSAVWITCLVFFQTMLLGGYLYAHWLTRSGMRRVHIGLLVAGVAALFLAQHLGAMGDAQHPVATIFRTLGITIGLPFLLLGATSPLLQVWMARIEGTGVRYGLFALSNVGSLLGLLAYPLLIEPHVSLRGQRVGWAVGFAVYAALAAWLASRPGVWQREVVEETVEPRTEGWVRAMWFLLPMGAALQLAAVTSHLTVNIAAIPLLWMLPLAAYLVSFIVAFELPRLYQRGIVVRLLVVMMAGLGYALTKTDSGLPIAISIPFFLVEMFAACLFCHAEVYRLRPSGRHEATAFYLLVAAGGVAGTFYVALVSPLVFSANYDLGISFLVTAALALAVTWKDGWAQRLLWGVGTVLLLALVIGLHVAYGRRVLEIRRNFYGTLRVTENDSPAGPIRMLTNGTIQHGTQIVRQPGLERMPTTYYAWDSGVGLALKGAHRVGVVGLGVGTLAAYGKQGDSIRFYEINPLVRPVAERWFSYIHDSAATISFADGDGRASLHAETPRGFDVLVVDAFSGDAIPLHLLTVEAMREYKRHLGPHGVIAFHVSNQYLNLAPEIAALAKASGMEARLFDTGGDAPKGEYRAEWVLLSGDPAYFERDGMGGATIAAVPGVTAWTDDYSSLLPLVEWGRP; encoded by the coding sequence GTGACGGCAACGCGAACGGGGTTTGGAGCGACGGTCTTCCTGGGTGCGTTTCTGCTTTTCTTGCTGGAGCCGATGGCGGCCAAGGGGCTTTTGCCCATCCTCGGCGGCTCCTCGGCCGTCTGGATCACCTGCCTCGTCTTCTTCCAGACGATGTTGCTTGGCGGATATCTCTACGCGCACTGGCTTACGCGGTCGGGCATGCGACGGGTGCATATCGGGCTTCTGGTTGCAGGTGTGGCGGCGCTGTTTCTCGCGCAGCATCTGGGGGCAATGGGCGACGCGCAGCATCCGGTTGCGACGATCTTCCGCACGCTTGGCATCACGATTGGTCTACCGTTTCTCCTCCTGGGCGCGACCAGCCCTCTGTTGCAGGTCTGGATGGCGCGGATCGAAGGAACGGGCGTTCGCTACGGGCTCTTTGCACTCTCGAACGTAGGCTCTCTGCTTGGGTTGCTGGCGTATCCGCTGCTGATCGAGCCGCATGTGAGTCTGCGTGGCCAGCGTGTGGGCTGGGCGGTGGGATTTGCGGTCTACGCGGCCCTCGCGGCATGGCTGGCGAGCCGTCCCGGGGTGTGGCAGCGCGAGGTCGTCGAGGAAACCGTGGAGCCACGGACCGAGGGCTGGGTCCGGGCAATGTGGTTCCTCCTGCCGATGGGCGCAGCGCTCCAACTGGCCGCGGTCACCAGCCACCTGACGGTGAACATCGCGGCGATTCCCCTGCTCTGGATGCTTCCTCTCGCGGCGTACCTGGTCAGCTTCATCGTGGCGTTTGAGTTGCCCCGGCTGTATCAGCGGGGCATCGTCGTGCGGCTTCTGGTCGTCATGATGGCAGGGCTGGGCTATGCGCTCACCAAGACCGACTCCGGCCTGCCCATCGCGATCAGCATTCCGTTCTTCCTGGTGGAGATGTTCGCAGCCTGCCTGTTCTGCCACGCCGAGGTCTACCGTCTGCGCCCTTCCGGACGCCATGAGGCGACAGCGTTCTACCTGCTGGTGGCGGCCGGGGGCGTGGCGGGAACCTTCTACGTCGCGCTGGTCAGCCCCCTGGTGTTTTCCGCGAACTACGATCTTGGCATTTCGTTCCTGGTCACGGCGGCGCTGGCCCTGGCGGTGACGTGGAAGGACGGCTGGGCGCAGAGACTGCTGTGGGGAGTGGGCACGGTGCTGCTTCTGGCGCTCGTCATCGGACTGCACGTTGCGTATGGGCGCCGTGTGCTGGAGATACGCCGGAACTTCTACGGCACGCTGCGGGTCACGGAGAACGACTCCCCCGCAGGGCCGATCCGCATGCTCACCAACGGCACGATCCAGCACGGAACCCAGATTGTGCGGCAGCCAGGCCTCGAGCGGATGCCGACGACCTACTACGCGTGGGATTCTGGCGTCGGGCTGGCCCTGAAGGGCGCGCACCGCGTGGGCGTCGTGGGCCTTGGTGTGGGCACGCTCGCGGCCTATGGCAAGCAGGGGGACTCGATCCGCTTCTATGAGATCAACCCGCTGGTGAGACCTGTGGCGGAGCGCTGGTTCAGCTATATCCATGACTCGGCCGCGACGATCAGCTTCGCCGACGGCGATGGCCGCGCGTCGCTGCATGCGGAGACGCCGCGGGGCTTCGACGTCCTTGTGGTCGATGCCTTCTCCGGCGATGCCATTCCGCTCCATCTGCTCACGGTCGAAGCCATGCGGGAGTACAAACGGCATCTCGGTCCGCACGGCGTCATCGCATTTCACGTCTCCAACCAGTATTTGAATCTTGCGCCCGAGATCGCCGCGCTGGCCAAGGCCTCCGGAATGGAGGCACGGCTCTTCGATACCGGTGGGGATGCCCCCAAGGGCGAGTACCGGGCCGAGTGGGTGCTGCTGAGCGGCGATCCTGCTTACTTTGAGCGGGACGGCATGGGTGGGGCGACGATCGCCGCCGTCCCGGGTGTCACGGCATGGACCGACGACTACTCCAGCCTGCTGCCTTTGGTGGAGTGGGGAAGGCCATAG
- a CDS encoding sialate O-acetylesterase — protein sequence MRRLLMVLALAVGVAKADVTPSALFSDHAVLQSGMSVPVWGTAQAGEKVAVTIAGQTQKATAGADGRWMVRLKKLKTGGPFDMTIAGKNTVTVHDVLVGEVWVGSGQSNMAFTVSKKKASYAGLADEDAEIAAANYPQIRIFMATTAKTYEPAAEIAGSWQVCTPENVPAFSAVSYLFARDLQKELKVPVGMLVVAFGASTAESWVRREALTANPALAPMVTRFDALENFYKTHPGATTDQVPAEAKAPQTINARPGKVGPLKDPVQDQHQPTVLFNGMVHPILPYAMRGVIWYQGESITGGLAGIARYPTVMETLVKDWRSLWGEGDFPFYVVQLAALNDVSNNPLVREAQSKILALPKTGMAVTIDIGDPKDVHPHNKAPLGDRLARIALAQTYGKKIEFSGPHYLDASVTDDSVIVKFDHAAGLMAKSGALKGFQVAGPDHAFVDADATIKGDLIEVKSAKVPIPVAVRYAWANYPEGANLYNGDGLPAAPFRTDNWDASAPVEAQITGK from the coding sequence ATGCGAAGGCTTCTGATGGTGTTGGCGCTCGCGGTCGGTGTGGCGAAGGCGGACGTAACGCCTTCGGCTCTGTTCTCGGATCATGCGGTGTTGCAGAGCGGCATGTCCGTTCCGGTGTGGGGCACGGCGCAGGCCGGCGAGAAGGTCGCCGTGACGATCGCAGGGCAGACCCAGAAGGCGACCGCGGGCGCGGATGGCCGGTGGATGGTACGCCTCAAGAAGCTCAAGACCGGCGGGCCGTTCGACATGACGATCGCCGGCAAGAACACGGTCACCGTACACGATGTGCTGGTGGGCGAGGTCTGGGTGGGGTCGGGACAGTCCAACATGGCGTTCACCGTCTCGAAGAAGAAGGCCTCCTACGCGGGTTTGGCGGACGAGGATGCTGAGATCGCGGCGGCCAACTATCCGCAGATCCGAATCTTTATGGCGACGACCGCCAAGACCTACGAGCCGGCGGCGGAGATCGCAGGATCCTGGCAGGTCTGTACGCCGGAGAACGTACCTGCCTTCTCTGCGGTCAGCTACCTGTTTGCGCGCGATCTCCAGAAGGAGCTGAAGGTTCCGGTGGGCATGCTCGTCGTGGCGTTTGGCGCAAGTACGGCCGAAAGCTGGGTCCGGCGCGAAGCCCTCACCGCCAATCCCGCGCTCGCCCCCATGGTCACGCGCTTCGATGCCCTCGAGAACTTTTATAAGACGCATCCCGGAGCGACGACGGACCAGGTTCCCGCCGAGGCCAAGGCCCCGCAGACGATCAACGCAAGACCCGGCAAGGTGGGACCGCTCAAGGATCCGGTACAGGACCAGCATCAGCCCACGGTGCTCTTCAACGGCATGGTGCATCCGATTCTGCCCTATGCGATGCGCGGCGTCATCTGGTACCAGGGCGAGTCGATCACCGGAGGACTTGCCGGCATCGCCCGCTACCCCACCGTCATGGAGACACTGGTGAAGGACTGGCGCAGCCTCTGGGGCGAAGGCGACTTTCCCTTCTACGTGGTGCAGTTGGCTGCGCTGAACGACGTGAGCAACAACCCGCTGGTGCGCGAGGCGCAGTCGAAGATCCTTGCGCTGCCGAAGACCGGGATGGCGGTGACCATCGATATCGGCGACCCGAAGGATGTGCATCCGCACAACAAGGCTCCGCTGGGCGACCGTCTGGCGCGCATCGCGCTGGCCCAGACGTATGGGAAGAAGATCGAGTTCTCCGGACCGCACTATCTCGATGCGAGCGTTACGGATGATTCCGTGATCGTGAAGTTCGATCATGCGGCGGGGTTGATGGCGAAGAGCGGTGCGCTGAAGGGGTTCCAGGTCGCCGGGCCCGACCACGCCTTCGTCGACGCCGACGCGACGATCAAGGGCGACTTGATCGAGGTAAAGAGCGCCAAGGTGCCGATCCCCGTGGCCGTGCGCTACGCGTGGGCGAACTATCCCGAGGGCGCGAACCTGTATAACGGAGACGGGCTGCCCGCGGCGCCGTTCCGGACGGACAACTGGGACGCAAGCGCACCGGTGGAGGCCCAGATCACAGGCAAATAA
- a CDS encoding carbonic anhydrase, with protein MEDILSQLKAGIRRFRTEVYPEQAEKFQTAATTPQTPHALIITCADSRIDAESITSSGVGDVFITRNIGNLVPPYGEMLGGVSAVIEYAVSALKVKHIAICGHTDCGAMKALLNPAGMESMPTVKTWMRNAAAALSVADSLTTPEDTHESRLKKLTYENVLLQMQHLRTHPSVAGAMAREELTISGWVYNIGTGEVRITEDGSRNFYPVTVEGDLSGDEKA; from the coding sequence ATGGAAGACATACTCTCCCAACTGAAGGCAGGCATCCGGCGTTTCCGCACCGAGGTTTATCCCGAGCAGGCGGAGAAGTTCCAGACCGCGGCGACCACACCGCAGACCCCGCACGCGCTCATCATCACCTGCGCGGACTCGCGCATCGACGCCGAATCGATCACCAGCTCCGGCGTGGGCGATGTGTTTATCACGCGCAACATCGGCAACCTCGTTCCGCCGTATGGCGAGATGCTGGGCGGCGTCTCGGCCGTGATCGAGTACGCGGTCTCCGCGCTGAAGGTGAAGCATATCGCCATCTGCGGACACACGGATTGCGGCGCGATGAAGGCCCTGCTGAATCCAGCCGGGATGGAGTCCATGCCGACGGTCAAGACCTGGATGCGCAACGCAGCAGCCGCGCTGAGCGTCGCCGACTCCCTGACGACGCCGGAGGACACGCACGAAAGCAGGCTGAAGAAGCTGACGTATGAAAACGTGCTTCTGCAGATGCAGCATCTGCGCACGCATCCTTCCGTCGCCGGAGCGATGGCGCGGGAAGAACTGACCATCTCGGGCTGGGTGTACAACATCGGCACCGGCGAGGTCAGGATTACCGAGGACGGCTCGCGGAACTTCTATCCCGTCACCGTCGAGGGCGATCTTTCCGGAGACGAGAAGGCATGA